The Flavobacterium praedii genome window below encodes:
- the uvrA gene encoding excinuclease ABC subunit UvrA, whose translation MLDTNNTIEVQGARVHNLKNIDVSIPREKLVVITGLSGSGKSSLAFDTIYAEGQRRYVETFSAYARQFLGGLERPDVDKIDGLSPVIAIEQKTTSKSPRSTVGTITEIYDFLRLLYARGADAYSYNTGEKMVSYSDDQIKDLIIQDFTGKRINILAPVIRARKGHYAELFQQITKQGFLKVRINGEIREITTGMKLDRYKTHDIEIVVDRIEVTPSSGAGGPEEKRLSESINTAMHHGENVLMVLDQDTNEVRYFSRNLMCPSTGISYQNPEPNLFSFNSPKGACEHCNGLGTVNQINVDKIIPNPKLSIKAGGFAPLGEYKSSWIFKQLEIIGEKYGFKLTDAIEKIPAEAMEMILNGGKEKFTINSEVLGVARDYKIDFEGISHFIKNQHDESGSTTIKRWAAAFMDEVKCPICEGSRLKKEANYFRIYEKSISELCDMDISDLTVWFLELDQHLSDKQKRIATEVIKEIKDRLAFLMNVGLDYLALSRSSKSLSGGEAQRIRLATQIGSQLVGVLYILDEPSIGLHQRDNDKLIHSLEQLRDIGNSVIVVEHDKDMIERADYVIDIGPKAGKFGGEIISIGTPAETLASDTITAQYLNGKMKLEIPTKRREGNGKFLKLLGATGNNLKNVTIDLPLGKMICVTGVSGSGKSTLINETLYPILNAYYFNGVKIPKPYKKIEGLEHIDKVIDIDQSPIGRTPRSNPATYTEVFTEIRNLFTMTPESMIRGYKAGRFSFNVKGGRCETCEGSGVRTIEMNFLPDVYVECETCQGKRFNRETLEIRYKGKSISDVLNMTVDEAVPFFEMIPKIYRKVKTIQDVGLGYITLGQQSTTLSGGEAQRIKLAGELSKKDTGNTFYILDEPTTGLHFEDIRVLMDVINKLVDKGNTILIIEHNMDVIKLADYIIDIGPEGGKGGGQLVAKGTPEEIIKNKKSYTAQFLKKELA comes from the coding sequence ATGCTAGATACAAACAATACGATTGAAGTTCAAGGTGCCCGAGTACACAATCTAAAAAATATAGACGTTTCCATTCCGAGAGAAAAACTGGTAGTTATTACGGGGCTTTCGGGCTCTGGAAAATCTTCATTGGCATTTGACACCATTTATGCCGAAGGGCAACGTCGTTATGTAGAAACATTTTCGGCTTATGCCAGGCAATTTCTTGGTGGATTAGAACGCCCCGATGTCGACAAAATTGACGGCCTTTCCCCTGTTATCGCTATCGAACAAAAAACAACCAGCAAAAGTCCACGTTCTACAGTAGGAACGATTACCGAAATTTATGATTTCCTGCGTTTGCTTTATGCCCGTGGTGCCGATGCCTATAGCTACAATACGGGAGAAAAAATGGTTTCCTACTCGGATGATCAGATTAAAGATTTAATTATTCAGGATTTTACAGGGAAAAGAATAAACATACTTGCTCCGGTTATTCGTGCCAGAAAAGGACATTATGCGGAACTTTTTCAGCAAATAACCAAACAAGGCTTCCTCAAAGTTCGTATAAATGGCGAAATCAGGGAAATTACAACAGGAATGAAACTCGATCGCTACAAAACCCATGATATAGAAATTGTAGTTGATCGTATCGAGGTAACTCCTTCTTCGGGGGCGGGGGGGCCTGAGGAAAAACGATTGTCCGAAAGTATAAATACAGCCATGCATCACGGCGAAAATGTATTGATGGTTTTAGACCAAGATACCAATGAAGTACGCTATTTCAGTCGGAATTTGATGTGCCCAAGTACTGGAATATCCTATCAAAATCCGGAACCGAATTTATTTTCATTCAATTCGCCAAAAGGTGCCTGCGAGCACTGCAACGGATTAGGAACTGTCAATCAAATTAATGTTGACAAAATTATTCCAAACCCTAAATTATCCATCAAAGCTGGTGGTTTTGCACCTTTGGGCGAATACAAATCATCTTGGATCTTCAAACAATTGGAAATTATTGGAGAAAAATATGGTTTTAAACTGACTGATGCCATCGAAAAAATTCCTGCAGAAGCAATGGAAATGATTTTGAACGGCGGGAAAGAAAAATTCACCATCAATTCTGAAGTTTTAGGAGTTGCCAGAGATTATAAAATTGACTTTGAAGGGATTTCCCATTTTATAAAAAATCAACACGACGAAAGTGGTTCAACAACAATAAAACGATGGGCAGCAGCATTTATGGATGAAGTAAAATGTCCTATTTGCGAAGGTTCCCGTTTGAAAAAAGAAGCCAATTACTTTAGAATCTACGAAAAAAGCATATCCGAATTGTGTGATATGGATATTTCGGATTTAACGGTTTGGTTTTTGGAATTAGACCAACATTTATCCGATAAGCAAAAACGAATTGCAACCGAAGTAATCAAGGAAATCAAAGATCGATTGGCATTTTTGATGAACGTAGGTTTGGATTATTTGGCTTTGAGTCGAAGTTCCAAATCGCTTTCAGGCGGTGAGGCACAACGCATACGATTGGCGACACAAATTGGGTCACAGTTGGTCGGCGTTTTGTACATTTTGGATGAACCAAGTATAGGTTTGCACCAAAGAGACAACGACAAATTGATTCATTCCTTGGAACAATTGCGCGACATCGGGAACTCTGTAATTGTGGTAGAACATGATAAAGACATGATCGAAAGAGCCGATTATGTAATTGATATCGGACCCAAAGCAGGGAAATTTGGAGGAGAAATCATTAGTATTGGAACTCCTGCCGAAACATTGGCATCGGATACGATAACAGCTCAGTATTTGAATGGAAAAATGAAGCTGGAAATACCTACAAAACGTCGTGAAGGAAATGGTAAATTTCTAAAGTTATTAGGCGCAACGGGAAATAACCTAAAAAATGTGACGATTGATTTACCGTTGGGCAAAATGATTTGTGTGACTGGCGTTTCTGGAAGCGGAAAATCGACTTTGATCAATGAAACCCTCTACCCTATTTTGAACGCCTATTATTTTAATGGCGTAAAAATTCCGAAACCGTATAAAAAAATTGAAGGTTTAGAACATATCGACAAAGTGATTGATATTGACCAAAGTCCGATTGGACGAACACCGCGTTCGAATCCTGCTACGTACACTGAGGTTTTTACCGAAATCCGTAATTTATTCACAATGACCCCCGAGAGTATGATTCGAGGATACAAAGCAGGTCGTTTTAGTTTTAATGTCAAAGGCGGGCGTTGCGAAACTTGTGAAGGTTCTGGAGTTCGAACCATAGAAATGAATTTTTTGCCCGATGTGTATGTAGAATGTGAAACCTGCCAAGGTAAACGTTTTAACAGAGAAACATTGGAGATTCGCTATAAAGGGAAATCCATTTCGGATGTATTGAATATGACTGTTGATGAGGCAGTTCCGTTCTTTGAAATGATTCCGAAGATTTACAGAAAAGTAAAAACGATTCAGGATGTTGGTTTGGGTTATATTACACTTGGACAACAAAGCACTACACTTTCTGGTGGTGAAGCACAACGCATCAAACTAGCAGGAGAATTATCCAAGAAAGATACTGGAAACACGTTTTATATTCTGGACGAACCAACAACAGGTTTGCATTTTGAAGACATACGAGTGTTGATGGATGTGATCAACAAATTGGTAGACAAAGGAAATACCATCTTGATCATCGAGCACAATATGGACGTTATCAAACTAGCCGATTATATTATTGACATCGGTCCCGAAGGCGGAAAAGGTGGCGGACAGCTTGTAGCCAAAGGAACACCTGAAGAAATTATAAAAAATAAAAAAAGCTATACAGCGCAGTTTTTGAAAAAAGAGTTAGCTTAG
- a CDS encoding TIGR00730 family Rossman fold protein has translation MRLEDFDNDEDKVIQDKLKRKTWNEIRTNDSWAIFKIMSEFVNGYDTMSRIGPCVTIFGSARIKPEDQYYLLAEKIAFKISKAGYGVITGGGPGIMEAGNKGAHLGGGTSVGLNIELPFEQHFNPYIDRDKNLNFDYFFVRKVMFVKYSQGFVVMPGGFGTMDELFEAITLIQTKKIGRFPIILVGTKFWSGLIDWIKTVLIEREHTVSAEDLNLFKLVDTEDEVVDVLDKFYKKYDLSPNF, from the coding sequence ATGAGATTAGAAGATTTTGATAATGATGAAGATAAAGTAATTCAAGATAAACTGAAAAGAAAAACTTGGAATGAGATACGAACCAATGATAGTTGGGCAATTTTTAAAATCATGTCCGAGTTTGTAAATGGATACGATACGATGAGTCGGATAGGGCCTTGTGTGACTATCTTTGGGTCGGCGAGGATAAAACCAGAAGACCAATACTATTTACTGGCTGAAAAAATTGCTTTCAAAATCAGTAAAGCAGGCTATGGAGTGATTACTGGTGGCGGTCCAGGAATTATGGAAGCGGGTAATAAAGGAGCGCACTTGGGTGGTGGAACTTCGGTGGGATTGAATATCGAATTGCCTTTTGAACAACATTTTAACCCTTATATTGACCGAGATAAAAATCTAAATTTTGATTATTTCTTTGTTCGAAAAGTGATGTTTGTCAAATATTCGCAAGGATTTGTGGTTATGCCTGGAGGTTTTGGAACAATGGACGAATTATTCGAAGCAATTACTTTAATTCAGACCAAAAAAATAGGCAGATTTCCAATAATATTAGTGGGAACAAAGTTTTGGTCGGGATTAATCGATTGGATAAAAACAGTACTGATAGAAAGAGAACATACGGTAAGTGCCGAAGATTTGAATTTATTTAAACTCGTGGATACCGAAGATGAAGTAGTTGATGTTTTGGATAAATTCTATAAAAAATATGATTTAAGTCCGAATTTTTGA
- a CDS encoding aminopeptidase, with amino-acid sequence MKTCHKIVFLIVLLVFQKQYAQHHSKMSVVVDMDAKTLTIDQEITFYNQTNDTLTSILLNDWNNAFSEKYSPLGKRFSDEFYNKFHMALEKDCGGTINLYIEDEDKNAFVWERTKQNPDYIKVLLKRTVLPNQKIKLHLSYVSKIPSEKFTKYGHFESYGMHLKNWFLTPARYEEHQFVKYSNENLDDIANAVSDFDIDIKIPLKNAITSDLSITNLAKTEFETHVNLSGKNRADIDIIIEKESSYKSYTIGDFEVMTNISSGRFSDSLKFAIIKKVVDFTSNNIGKFPFEKIIISEADYEKNPFYGLNQLPKFMRPFNSDFIFEIKFLKTYLNNYLRNSLRIDARKNNWIFDGIQVYTIMNYIDQYHPESKMMGSASKYYLLKGFKMAQTDFNEQFSYYSMLMSRKNLDQPLNAPKNTLIKYNVQIANKYKAGLSFEYLDDYLGQNLVSSGIQQFYALNQQGQTSRKDFENILKSKASNNIDWFFKYIVDSRETIDYKFGDVTKTNDSITFIVKNKGVPLVPMPIFGIKDKQVIFKKWLEPNEIDTTLTFDRKSIDKLVLNYNNEVPEFNLRNNWKSLKTYSLNRPLKLTFFEDLEDPHYSQLFYVPTLFFNKYDGFAPGISFYNYSFFDKPFMFVLNPMYSINTKSIVGSYSLAVNQYLREGRLYNIRYSLNGSYYHYAPDAAYLKLYPSVSLFLREPSYRDNRKQAITLKYNIINKEPSAIVIDSTDNYSILNLKYFNIKTEVTSHVKFLTDVQFSTYFGKLSAEMEYRKLFNDKRYLNIRVFAGTFLYNTNDTQKYNFGVSRVNDYLFDYSVYARSDTTGILSQQYLIAQGGFKSFVESSESNQWLATTNISYSLLWNWVDAYADFGVLKNKREQNEFIYDSGIRLNLVQDYFELYFPVYSSNGFEVTQNNYSEKIRFIFVFSPKSLINLFTRKWF; translated from the coding sequence TTGAAAACTTGCCATAAAATTGTATTCCTTATTGTTTTATTGGTTTTCCAAAAACAATATGCACAGCATCACTCCAAGATGTCTGTTGTTGTAGATATGGATGCTAAAACTCTAACAATTGACCAAGAAATTACTTTTTACAATCAGACAAATGATACTTTAACGTCTATACTATTAAACGATTGGAATAATGCTTTTTCTGAAAAATACAGTCCACTTGGAAAACGTTTTTCGGACGAATTTTATAATAAGTTTCATATGGCGCTTGAAAAAGATTGCGGTGGGACTATCAATTTATACATAGAGGATGAAGATAAAAATGCTTTTGTATGGGAAAGAACCAAACAAAATCCTGATTATATTAAAGTCCTATTAAAAAGAACAGTACTTCCAAACCAAAAAATAAAACTGCATCTTTCGTATGTATCAAAAATTCCTAGTGAAAAATTCACCAAGTATGGTCATTTTGAAAGTTACGGAATGCATCTCAAGAACTGGTTCCTTACACCTGCCCGTTATGAGGAACACCAATTTGTAAAATACAGTAACGAAAATCTTGATGATATTGCCAATGCAGTTTCTGATTTTGATATTGATATAAAAATACCATTAAAAAATGCAATAACTTCGGATTTATCAATTACCAATTTGGCAAAAACAGAATTTGAAACACATGTCAACCTATCGGGTAAAAACAGAGCTGATATTGATATTATTATAGAAAAAGAATCCAGTTATAAAAGTTATACAATTGGTGACTTTGAAGTCATGACTAATATTAGTTCAGGGAGATTTAGTGACTCTTTGAAGTTTGCAATCATTAAAAAAGTTGTCGATTTTACAAGTAATAACATCGGAAAATTTCCGTTTGAAAAAATTATCATTTCAGAGGCCGATTATGAAAAAAATCCATTTTACGGATTGAATCAATTGCCTAAATTCATGCGTCCTTTTAACTCTGATTTTATATTTGAGATTAAATTTTTAAAAACCTATTTGAATAATTATCTTAGAAATAGTTTACGCATAGATGCCAGAAAAAACAATTGGATTTTTGATGGAATTCAAGTCTATACCATCATGAATTATATTGACCAATACCATCCCGAAAGTAAAATGATGGGATCGGCATCAAAATACTATTTACTCAAAGGATTTAAAATGGCCCAAACTGATTTTAATGAACAGTTTAGTTATTATTCTATGCTGATGTCAAGAAAAAATTTAGATCAACCACTCAATGCTCCAAAAAACACATTAATTAAATACAATGTTCAGATCGCCAACAAATACAAAGCAGGCTTAAGTTTTGAATACTTAGATGATTATTTGGGACAAAATTTAGTTTCTTCTGGTATTCAACAATTTTACGCCCTTAACCAACAAGGGCAAACAAGTAGAAAAGATTTTGAAAACATTTTAAAATCAAAAGCCTCCAATAACATCGATTGGTTTTTTAAATACATTGTTGATAGCCGTGAGACAATTGATTATAAATTTGGTGATGTAACAAAGACCAATGACAGTATTACTTTCATCGTAAAAAACAAAGGAGTGCCTTTGGTTCCAATGCCAATATTTGGAATTAAAGACAAGCAGGTTATTTTTAAAAAATGGTTGGAACCCAATGAAATTGATACAACACTGACCTTCGACAGAAAAAGTATAGACAAATTAGTTTTGAATTACAACAATGAAGTACCCGAATTCAATTTAAGAAACAATTGGAAATCATTGAAAACCTATTCGTTAAACCGTCCTTTGAAACTAACTTTTTTTGAAGATTTGGAAGATCCGCATTATTCACAATTGTTTTATGTCCCTACTTTATTTTTTAATAAATATGATGGTTTTGCTCCTGGAATTAGTTTTTACAATTACAGTTTTTTTGACAAACCGTTTATGTTTGTTTTAAATCCAATGTATTCTATCAACACCAAATCGATTGTTGGGAGTTATTCATTGGCAGTAAATCAATATTTACGTGAAGGAAGACTGTACAATATTCGGTATTCCCTAAATGGTTCCTATTACCATTATGCTCCAGATGCAGCCTATTTGAAATTATACCCTAGTGTATCACTTTTTTTGAGAGAACCGAGCTATCGAGACAACAGAAAACAGGCTATAACTCTCAAATACAACATTATAAATAAAGAACCATCAGCCATTGTGATTGATAGTACAGATAATTATTCGATCTTGAATTTAAAATATTTTAATATAAAAACAGAAGTTACCAGTCATGTAAAATTTTTAACAGACGTCCAATTTTCAACTTATTTTGGTAAACTTTCGGCAGAAATGGAATATCGTAAATTATTTAATGACAAACGCTATTTGAATATTAGAGTATTTGCTGGAACTTTTTTATATAATACTAATGATACTCAAAAATATAATTTTGGTGTTTCAAGAGTTAATGATTATTTGTTTGATTATTCCGTTTATGCTCGATCTGATACAACAGGAATTTTGAGTCAGCAATATTTAATAGCGCAAGGAGGTTTTAAATCATTTGTAGAATCTTCAGAATCGAATCAATGGTTAGCAACCACAAATATCAGTTATAGCTTACTGTGGAATTGGGTTGATGCATATGCTGATTTTGGTGTTCTAAAAAACAAACGAGAACAAAATGAGTTTATTTATGATAGTGGAATACGCCTAAATTTGGTTCAAGATTACTTCGAATTGTACTTTCCGGTATATTCATCGAATGGATTTGAAGTTACTCAAAATAATTATAGTGAAAAAATACGATTTATCTTTGTTTTTAGCCCAAAATCATTAATTAATCTTTTTACCCGAAAATGGTTTTAA
- a CDS encoding alpha-ketoacid dehydrogenase subunit alpha/beta: MIKEKVNTSLTFEDFKTEVLNDYRIAIISRECSLLGRKEVLTGKAKFGIFGDGKEVPQLAMAKCFKNGDFRSGYYRDQTFMMAIGELTIEQFFAGLYGHTDIDLEPMSAGRQMGGHFVTHSLNKDGSWKNLTQQKNSSADISPTAGQMPRLLGLAQASKIYRNVSGIPNADQFSINGNEIAWGTIGNASTSEGLFFETINAAGVLQVPMVMSVWDDEYGISVHAKHQTTKESISEILKGYQKEENSNGFEILKVKGWDYVDLIATYEKAAEIARENHIPVLIHVDQLTQPQGHSSSGSHERYKNAARLAWEKDFDCIRQMKLWMIAINIASPEEIDAIDLDAKKEVFEGKKAAWNAFISPIIEEQNELVAILERIAVTSFKKDEILKTVSNLKSIKSPLKKEIIVAARKTLRLLIIEEDKLELSRWITNYIKKTQPKFSSNLFSESDKNVFSVKEVLPEYSNNAVADTDGRMILRDNFDAIFSKYPETLIFGEDAGNIGDVNQGLEGMQEKYGELRVADVGIREATILGQGIGMALRGLRPIAEIQYLDYLLYAIQIMSDDLATLQYRTVGRQKAPLIIRTRGHRLEGIWHSGSPMGMIINAIRGIHVLVPRNMTQAAGFYNSLLECDEPALVIECLNGYRLKEKMPLNYGEFKTPIGVVETLRKGTDITLVSYGSTLRLVEQAAKELFETGIDCEVIDLQSLLPFDIHSDIVKSIIKTNRLLVIDEDLPGGASAYILQQIIEKQDAYNYLDSKPQTLTAKAHRPAYGTDGDYFSKPSAEDIYEKVYEMMHEVNPSKFPSLY, encoded by the coding sequence ATGATAAAAGAGAAAGTCAATACTAGTTTAACATTTGAAGATTTTAAAACCGAAGTCTTAAATGATTACCGAATTGCCATAATAAGTCGAGAATGTAGTTTATTAGGCCGTAAAGAAGTATTAACTGGAAAAGCCAAGTTTGGCATATTTGGAGATGGAAAAGAAGTTCCACAACTTGCCATGGCCAAATGTTTTAAAAATGGAGACTTCCGCTCCGGTTATTATCGTGATCAGACTTTTATGATGGCAATTGGGGAATTAACCATAGAACAATTTTTTGCTGGTTTATATGGTCATACTGATATTGATCTTGAACCAATGTCAGCAGGAAGGCAAATGGGAGGTCATTTTGTAACCCATAGCTTAAACAAAGACGGTTCTTGGAAAAATTTAACACAACAAAAAAATTCCAGTGCAGACATCTCTCCTACTGCGGGTCAAATGCCTAGATTATTGGGATTAGCACAAGCTTCAAAAATATACCGAAACGTTTCTGGAATTCCTAATGCTGATCAATTTTCAATAAATGGAAATGAAATTGCATGGGGAACTATTGGAAATGCCAGTACTTCAGAAGGTTTATTTTTTGAAACCATAAACGCTGCTGGAGTATTACAAGTGCCAATGGTAATGAGTGTTTGGGATGATGAGTACGGTATTTCAGTACATGCAAAGCATCAAACTACTAAGGAAAGCATTTCAGAAATCCTAAAAGGATACCAAAAAGAGGAAAACTCAAATGGTTTTGAAATATTAAAAGTGAAAGGTTGGGATTATGTAGATTTAATTGCAACTTATGAAAAAGCAGCCGAAATAGCTCGTGAAAATCATATTCCTGTTTTAATTCACGTTGATCAACTTACACAACCACAGGGACATTCCAGTTCAGGTTCACATGAACGATATAAAAATGCTGCCCGTTTAGCATGGGAAAAAGATTTTGACTGTATTCGTCAAATGAAATTATGGATGATTGCCATTAATATTGCATCACCAGAAGAAATAGATGCTATTGATTTAGATGCTAAAAAGGAAGTCTTTGAAGGCAAAAAAGCAGCTTGGAATGCTTTTATAAGTCCAATTATTGAAGAACAAAATGAATTAGTGGCAATCTTGGAAAGAATAGCTGTAACAAGCTTCAAAAAAGATGAAATTCTAAAAACCGTTTCTAATTTAAAGAGTATTAAATCTCCTTTGAAAAAAGAAATAATAGTAGCTGCCCGTAAAACATTACGTTTACTAATCATTGAAGAAGATAAATTAGAATTATCGCGTTGGATCACTAATTACATCAAAAAAACACAACCTAAATTCAGTAGTAATTTATTTTCAGAATCCGATAAAAATGTGTTTTCGGTAAAAGAAGTTTTACCAGAATATTCAAATAATGCTGTCGCGGATACAGATGGTAGAATGATTTTAAGAGATAATTTTGATGCCATTTTTTCAAAATATCCTGAAACTTTAATTTTTGGTGAAGATGCTGGTAACATTGGTGATGTAAACCAAGGTCTTGAAGGAATGCAAGAAAAATATGGAGAATTACGCGTTGCCGATGTAGGAATTCGTGAAGCAACTATATTAGGTCAAGGAATTGGAATGGCATTAAGAGGTTTACGACCAATTGCCGAAATTCAGTATTTAGACTATCTTTTATATGCTATCCAAATCATGAGTGACGATTTGGCGACCTTACAATACAGAACAGTTGGTAGACAAAAAGCACCTCTTATTATTCGTACGAGAGGCCATCGATTAGAAGGAATTTGGCATTCCGGTTCACCTATGGGAATGATTATCAATGCTATCCGAGGAATTCACGTGTTAGTACCGAGAAACATGACACAAGCTGCCGGTTTTTATAATTCATTATTAGAATGTGACGAGCCAGCTTTGGTTATTGAATGTTTGAATGGTTACCGATTAAAAGAAAAGATGCCTTTGAATTATGGTGAATTCAAAACACCAATTGGTGTAGTCGAAACATTAAGAAAAGGAACAGACATAACACTTGTATCTTATGGATCAACACTCAGATTAGTAGAACAAGCTGCCAAAGAATTATTTGAAACCGGAATTGATTGTGAAGTTATCGATTTACAGTCATTACTTCCTTTTGACATCCATAGTGATATTGTAAAAAGTATTATAAAAACCAATCGTTTATTGGTAATTGACGAAGATTTACCTGGAGGAGCATCAGCATATATTTTGCAACAAATTATAGAAAAACAAGATGCTTACAATTATTTGGATAGCAAGCCCCAAACTTTGACAGCCAAAGCACATAGACCTGCTTATGGTACAGATGGTGATTATTTCTCTAAACCTTCTGCCGAAGATATTTATGAAAAAGTATATGAAATGATGCATGAAGTAAATCCCTCAAAATTTCCAAGTTTATACTAA
- a CDS encoding peptidoglycan DD-metalloendopeptidase family protein has protein sequence MTSLENLFLDLKDIQVLDKTIPYTQYVPLNLSESNLELSQLDISNASKFERFIESHLDKNKASVAYGGYIETRNLYKRSTVFKNNNSEERNIHIGLDLWIKAGTSVLAALDGKIHSFQNNNNLGDYGPTIILEHQLKDYVFYTLYGHLSVESIATLRVGDVFTKGQQLATLGNASVNGDYAPHLHFQIIKNIENNFGDYPGVCSTTKLPYYLKNCPDPNLLLKIY, from the coding sequence ATGACTTCATTAGAAAATTTATTTTTAGATCTAAAAGACATCCAAGTTTTAGACAAAACTATTCCTTATACCCAATATGTACCTTTGAACTTATCGGAATCTAATTTGGAATTATCCCAATTAGACATTTCAAATGCCTCAAAATTTGAAAGGTTCATCGAAAGCCATTTGGATAAAAATAAAGCAAGTGTAGCCTATGGTGGTTATATCGAAACACGAAATTTGTACAAACGAAGTACCGTATTTAAAAATAATAACTCGGAGGAACGAAACATTCACATTGGTTTGGATTTATGGATAAAAGCAGGAACATCTGTTTTAGCAGCTCTGGATGGAAAAATTCATAGTTTTCAAAATAACAATAACTTGGGTGATTATGGTCCAACAATTATTCTGGAACACCAATTAAAAGATTATGTATTTTATACTTTATACGGTCACTTATCAGTAGAAAGTATTGCAACCCTTCGAGTTGGTGATGTTTTTACCAAAGGACAACAATTGGCAACATTAGGAAATGCTTCAGTAAATGGTGATTATGCTCCTCATTTGCATTTTCAAATCATTAAAAATATAGAAAATAATTTTGGAGATTATCCCGGCGTCTGTAGCACTACTAAACTACCTTATTATTTAAAAAACTGTCCAGATCCAAATTTGTTATTAAAAATATACTAA